The genomic interval ATCATGCCACTGGTGACATCTTCACCCTTTTCTCACCGTGGAATCAGGATACGAACGCACTCTCAAATACGCTATTAACCCTGCTTCCGAGTGCTGTCATTATCTCTGTGTTAGTGTTCTTAGAAAGCACTTCGGTGGCTAAAGTTGTGGCAAAAAAACATGATGAACGTATATCTCCCAATCAAGAGCTAATGGGATTAGGCAGCGCCAATATCATCGCAGGGTTCTCGGGCGCCTTTCCGGTAGCCGGTGGATTTGGGCGGACGATGGTCAATGAAGAAGCTGGTTCTACGTCTCCGCTGGCTGGGGTGTTCACAGCATTATTCGTTCTGCTATTCATCAATTTTATTCCAGAATCCATCAATTACATGATGAAACCCGTGCTCGGTGCTATTATCGCCATGGCCGTTTGGAGCCTGATTGATCTATCGCCACTCTATAGCCATTGGAAAATACACCCACAAGACAATGCCATTTGGCTTGCCAGTTTTTTGGGTGTTTTTATTCTGGGCGTTGAAAGCGGCATAATGATCGGCGTTGGCCTTTCCATTGCATTTTTGCTTCGAAACGCAGCCCACCCACATATCGCCATTATCGGTCGTATCCCAAATACAAGCCATTTTAGAAATGTACGCAGACACAAAGTCGAAACCCATCCTCATGTGTTGGCGATTCGAATAGATGAAGGACTAACGTTTGCCAACGCTGAAAACATAGAAGATTTTATCGCTCGAGCTATTTTCGATCATCCAAAAACTAGGCATCTCCTATTGGTCTTTTCAGCGGTCAATCAAATCGACAGCGACGGACTAGAAAGGTTAGAAAGCATCATTCGCAGACAAAAAAAGGAAGGTATCCTCACTCATCTGGCCGAGGTGAAAGGCCCTATTATGGACAAACTGCAACATTTACATTTAGAGAAACTTTTAGCTCCAGGTCAAATCTATATGAGTACACATGAAGCATTTGAGGCTTTGGAGAATCAAAATGACAACGAACACAAAAGCTAAAAACCAAACTTGTGACTTAAATATGCAACGCCCCTACTTCGAGGTCTCTAACCAGCGTGGAAAAAGCTCATCTAAAGTGCGCTATGTAGAAAGCAACCACGCTAAAAGCTGCCGCCTAAGCCAGGACTAAACAACACTCGAGCCCCTTGTGAATTCCTTATGAAACCCCATAATAGGTACAAATCTCGGAGGTAGTATGGTTTATTTAGTTACAGCAGCCATCGCTGTTATTGTCATATTGAGCGGAATCGCGGCTTATTATTTGGTCAAGTTAAAGCACGCAAAAGACGCGCAAAGAAAAGCGATTGCTGAAGGTGAAGCGGCTTGGCGCAACAAGCAGGAAGAAATTGCATCAGATATTCGGTTCATTGCCAATGCCATGGTCCAAGAACAGTGCGAGATTACAGAGGGCTGTATGCGCCTGACAGTCCTGATGGATCGTCTTGATGAAGACCTGCGCTTCCAACCAGAGTTCAGTTCCATAAAAGCGCATTATGAGGCCACTGCTCACATGCCAACTCACGATGCGTACAAAGCACTAAAGCCAAAACAACGCTTTGAGTTAGATAAGCAACGTTTTGAGCTAGAAGAAACAAATAAGCGTGCGGTTTTACGAGATGCCAAAATACTGGTAACGCAAAAGTTTAAAGCATTAGAGCT from Bermanella marisrubri carries:
- a CDS encoding SulP family inorganic anion transporter, with the protein product MGNNLSAGIIVAFLIIPQAIGYGLLANVPANIALAAATLPLIAYALFGGSRSMAVGPVAIVSLMVAEATTDMSANEIALSVPLLALMVGTILLTIRFLSLGKLVNFIGHPVIQGFTSAAAVLIIFKQLELMLGLPSDVFNVNTWHLPSLLLSTLSLISLIIVKGFMPSPLNKLGPLMVLLAGMIIALNLPNLKIETIGYHATGDIFTLFSPWNQDTNALSNTLLTLLPSAVIISVLVFLESTSVAKVVAKKHDERISPNQELMGLGSANIIAGFSGAFPVAGGFGRTMVNEEAGSTSPLAGVFTALFVLLFINFIPESINYMMKPVLGAIIAMAVWSLIDLSPLYSHWKIHPQDNAIWLASFLGVFILGVESGIMIGVGLSIAFLLRNAAHPHIAIIGRIPNTSHFRNVRRHKVETHPHVLAIRIDEGLTFANAENIEDFIARAIFDHPKTRHLLLVFSAVNQIDSDGLERLESIIRRQKKEGILTHLAEVKGPIMDKLQHLHLEKLLAPGQIYMSTHEAFEALENQNDNEHKS
- a CDS encoding DUF2489 domain-containing protein yields the protein MVYLVTAAIAVIVILSGIAAYYLVKLKHAKDAQRKAIAEGEAAWRNKQEEIASDIRFIANAMVQEQCEITEGCMRLTVLMDRLDEDLRFQPEFSSIKAHYEATAHMPTHDAYKALKPKQRFELDKQRFELEETNKRAVLRDAKILVTQKFKALELH